DNA sequence from the Atribacteraceae bacterium genome:
TTCCGCTGGTCCGTTATATCACCATCGAGGATTCGGAAAATCTTCTGCGGGCGATCCGCCTGACGCCGGACGATGTGCCCATCGACCTGATCCTGCACACACCCGGTGGCCTGGTGCTGGCCAGTGAACAGATTGCACATGCCTTAAAAAAACATCCCTCCCGAGTAACGGTTTTCGTTCCGCACTACGCGATGTCCGGAGGAACGCTTATCGCCCTGGCCGCCGATGAGATCGTGTTGGACTCCTTTGCGGTGCTCGGACCGGTTGACCCCCAATTGCGAACGGCGCATTTTCAATACCCGGCTGTATCGATCGTGCAGGCGCTTCAGCAACCCAACCCTCATCGGGACGACGAACTGCTCATTCTCGGTGATATCGCCGGGAAGGCCATCGAGCAGGTCAAGCATACAGTCGAAGATCTGGTGCAGGATACCGTCTCCCGGGAACAGATCCCGGAGGTTGTCAAGCACCTGTCGGAAGGATGTTGGACCCATGACTTTCCGATTTTTTACGAAAAACTCAAAGAAATCGGCCTACCAGTCAAAGAAGGTCTTCCGGAGGATATCTGCGAGCTGATGAAGTTGTATCCGCAACCCCCCCAAACCAGTCCTTCGGTAGAATACATCCCCGGGCCCTACCGGCCCTTTCGAAAAAATCCGAAAAAAAAATAATAGGTGCTCCGTACCGGTGAGATATCTAGATATCTCACCCGGACTTGCGCTGGCCGACGAGATGTGGTAATAGTGATAACGCTTTTCGATCAAACACTCAAACAAGTCCCCTATCACCTGTCGATTTCCGGGTCAGTCCGGCAACCGGAAGGGATCCGGCGGCTGATCTTTATCTATTCCACCGTTCGTTCCGCTGCCGGTCTGGTGTCTCTGGTGACCGGGAACCGACGAGAACCCTTGACCGGTTAACCTTGAGAATAGGGATGAATGATTTCGGGAACAGGAGCGCGATACGTCTATGGGAAAAACGCTCATTATCACTGAAAAACCAAGCGTAGCAAGAGATCTGGCCCGGGTCTTGGGTAAGTTTACGAGCAAGAAGGAGTACCTCGAGTCACCGGATCATCTGATTACCTGGGCGATCGGGCACCTAGTGACCCTGGCCGAACCAGAGGACTACGATAGAACCTGGAAAGTATGGCGGGTCGCTCATTTACCAATCATACCCGACCGATTTAAACTCAAGGTGATCGACGCTAACCAGAAAAGATTCAAGGCGATCAAGGACCTCCTGTTAAACGACGGAGTCGATATGGTGGTCAACGCCTGTGACGCCGGGCGGGAAGGCGAATTGATCTTCCGTTATATCTACGAACTGTCTTGCTGTGACCAGCCGTTCAAACGACTTTGGTTATCCTCTTTGACCGCGCAATCGATTCGGGAGGCGTTTGCCAATCTCCGACCCGGAGAATCGTTCGACCTTCTGGCCGATGCCGCCCGCTGCCGGTCGGAGGGAGACTGGCTGGTCGGCATCAACGGGACACGGATTTTTACCACCCGTTTCAAGGTCCTGCTCTCGGTTGGCCGGGTTCAGACTCCGACTCTGGCCATTCTTGTCCATCGGGAAAAAGAGATACAGGACTTCACCTCGGCTCCCTACTGGGAAATTTTTGTGGAATTTTCCTCGGAAGCGAGGCGTTACGTGGGGAAATGGACCAACCGGGAAGACCGAACCTACGATCGGGAACAGGCCCAGGTTATCCGGGATAAAGTGGCGGGTCAGCCGGGAGTTGTCACTGAATATTCTGACCGTAGGATTAAAGAAGCCCACCCGCTGCTCTACGATCTCACCGAACTGCAACGGGACGCAAACAAGCTCTTTGGCCTTACCGCCCGGCGAACGCTCAACGCCGCACAGAAACTCTATGAAGCCCGAAAACTGATCACCTATCCCCGCACCGACTCACGCTATTTGTCTGATGACCTGTTTCCTCAGGTGGAGGGCGCTTGGTCGATGCTCAGGCAATGCGGTTTCCAGGAGTTCACCGGCCGTGCTCTCGATCGGAAAGAGGCCTTGGAGGACAAACGGGTTTTCAACACCCAGAAAATCTCCGATCATCACGCCATCATTCCTACCGGAGAGAACATCGAGTGGGACTCTCTCAAGGGCGATGAATACAAAATCATGGATTTGGTGACCAAGCGTTTCGTCAGTGTTTTTTTTCCGGATGCTCAGTGGGCTCATCGGCGGATCCGGACCGAGGTAGCGGGTGAACCCTTTGTGGCCAAGTCCAAGGTTCTGATCGAAGCCGGCTGGCGATCGGTCTACGGTGAATCGGCCCCCCAGGATGGTCAGGGATTTCTTCCGGAGTTGCGCAAAGGGGACTCGGTCACAACGGAAAAAGCTTGGGTGGAAGAGAAGGAAACCAAGGCTCCTCCCCGGTATAGCGAGGCGACGCTGTTGTCGGCGATGGAGGCGGCCGGCCGGTTTGTCGAAGACGAGGAACTGCGGGAGGCGATGAAGGAATCGGGAATCGGCACACCGGCCACGCGGGCTTCGATCATCGAGCGGCTCATCGAAGTCGGTTACCTGGACAGAGAGGGGAAGACTCTGATTCCAACTCCGAAAGGAATCGAACTGATCAACCTGGTGGAAGAAATTCCGGTCGCCGAACTGGCTTCTCCGCAATTGACCGGCGAGTGGGAAAAGAAATTGACTCTGATCGAGAAAGGAGCCTTTTCCCGGGAGACTTTTCTCTCCGAACTCAAGGCCATGACCAGGGAGATGGTCGGGAAAGTCAAGGATAAAGAGGTCAATGACGCCCGGGAAAAAATGAACCAGCCGCTGGGAAAATGCCCGCTTTGCAGCCAGCCGGTGATCGAAAACCGGAGCGCTTTCGCCTGTTCCCGCTGGAAAGAGGGCTGTCCGTTCACCCTGTGGAAGCGGGTCTTAGGCCGGGCCGTCAGCCGTACTCAGGCTCTGAGGCTGATAACAGCCGGCAAGACGGATAAGATTGCCGGTTTCCGGTCAAAAAAAGGCCGGAGTTTTGCAGCACGACTCGTCCTGCAGGAAAACGGGAAAATCGGTTTTGAATTCGATACGCCGGTGCCCGGGTCCCGGAAGAAGGCAAACACAACGGATTCCGGGAATGCGACGGCTGAAAACGGGTAAAGCGCCACAGAGACGTAGGGGCAAACTTGAGTTATAATAGAAGAGTCAACCTGTCGATGCCCGACGGTTATGACCACGAAAAATACAGTTGAGGGCTTAGAGTGGAGTGGAGTTGAAAAGTCGGTATGACCGACGACCTCAAGCATGATAATTGAAGATGGGAGGAAGTGCGGAAGAGTATTCACCCTTCTACCTATCACCGATCACCTGTTTTTCAGAGTACAGGGAGTGTAAGGGTAATGCGAAGAAGGATTCGCTGGAAACACTTGCCCCCAAAAGGCTTTTAACCCATTTACCCTTATGCTTTTATTCACAGAGGAGATGGAAATTGGAAAAATTTATCATTGAAGGAACGAAACCCCTCTACGGGGAAATCGAAGTCGGTGGCTCGAAAAACGCCGCTTTGCCCATTTTGGCTGCTACGCTACTCGGTGACACTCCTTCTTTGCTGTTGAACGTCCCCGATCTTCTCGATGTCGAAACCATGACCTGTGTGCTCAAGAGTCTGGGAGTCCAGGTCGAAAAACAGGGTTCGGGGACCTTCTTAATCGATCCCAGAACCCTGGACAAGTCCGATGCGCCGTACGAACTGATCAGAAAAATGCGGGCGTCATTTTTAGTGATCGGACCGTTGATTTCCCGGCTGAGGAAAGCCCAGGTTCCCCTGCCGGGTGGATGCGCCATCGGTTCCCGGCCGGTCGATCTCCATATCAAAGGGTTCGGTCATCTGGGAGTGCATGTTCACACTCATTCGGGGTATATTGAAGCCTGGGCCGACCGATTGCACGGCGGGGAGGTCTATCTTGATTTTCCAAGCGTCGGAGCCACTGAAAATATCATGATGCTCGCGTCGGCGATCGAAGAGGAAACGACGATCGCCAATGCGGCACGCGAGCCAGAGATCATTGATCTGGCCCGCTTTCTCCAGGCGATGGGGGCCGATATTCAAGGAGCCGGTACGGACACGATTATCGTCAATGGGACTGAAAAACTCCGGGGATGTGAGTACCGGATCATCAACGACCGAATTGAGGCTGGGACTTTTTGCATCATGGCCGCGATAACCAGGGGTGAAGTTGTGGTCAAAGGGGTGCACCCCTCCCTGATCCTTTCCATTACCACCAAACTCGAGGAAGTCGGAGCCCGGATCGAACGAATCGGTGACCAGGCGGTCCTGGTCGCCATGCAGGGCCGTCCCTGGGGAACCGACATCAAAACCATGCCTTACCCTGGTTTTCCGACCGATATGCAGGCCCAGTTCATGTCTTTACTTAGCTTGGCCGATGGGGTGAGTATGGTTACCGAGGCTGTTTTCGAGAGTCGTTTTGCGCATGTCGGAGAACTGGAAAGAATGGGTGCGAATATCAAGGTTGAGGGACGCAGCGCGGTGGTTTTGGGAGTGGAAAAACTGACCGGAACCCAGGTCACTGCCACGGATCTGCGGGCGGGTGCGGCTTTAGTGATTGCCGGCTTGGCGGCGGAAGGGGTTACCGAGATCTGCGGAGTTGTCCATGTGAACCGTGGCTATGAATCCCTGGTAAGCAAGCTCCAGACCCTGGGGGCACGAATAGAGAGAGTCAGCGAGTGAGTGGAGGGAGTTCCAATGTGGAATAAACGGTTGGGTATCGACCTGGGAACGGCGACAACGCTTATTTATGTTCAGGGTAAAGGGATAGTGTTGAATGAGCCATCGGTCGTCGCTGTTACCAAGGGAATGAATAACAAGGTTCTGGCGATCGGACGGGAAGCCTGGGAGATGATCGGAAAAACCCCCGAATATATCGTAGCTCACCGGCCGTTGAAGGACGGGGTGATCGACGACTACGAAA
Encoded proteins:
- a CDS encoding DNA topoisomerase 3, translated to MGKTLIITEKPSVARDLARVLGKFTSKKEYLESPDHLITWAIGHLVTLAEPEDYDRTWKVWRVAHLPIIPDRFKLKVIDANQKRFKAIKDLLLNDGVDMVVNACDAGREGELIFRYIYELSCCDQPFKRLWLSSLTAQSIREAFANLRPGESFDLLADAARCRSEGDWLVGINGTRIFTTRFKVLLSVGRVQTPTLAILVHREKEIQDFTSAPYWEIFVEFSSEARRYVGKWTNREDRTYDREQAQVIRDKVAGQPGVVTEYSDRRIKEAHPLLYDLTELQRDANKLFGLTARRTLNAAQKLYEARKLITYPRTDSRYLSDDLFPQVEGAWSMLRQCGFQEFTGRALDRKEALEDKRVFNTQKISDHHAIIPTGENIEWDSLKGDEYKIMDLVTKRFVSVFFPDAQWAHRRIRTEVAGEPFVAKSKVLIEAGWRSVYGESAPQDGQGFLPELRKGDSVTTEKAWVEEKETKAPPRYSEATLLSAMEAAGRFVEDEELREAMKESGIGTPATRASIIERLIEVGYLDREGKTLIPTPKGIELINLVEEIPVAELASPQLTGEWEKKLTLIEKGAFSRETFLSELKAMTREMVGKVKDKEVNDAREKMNQPLGKCPLCSQPVIENRSAFACSRWKEGCPFTLWKRVLGRAVSRTQALRLITAGKTDKIAGFRSKKGRSFAARLVLQENGKIGFEFDTPVPGSRKKANTTDSGNATAENG
- the murA gene encoding UDP-N-acetylglucosamine 1-carboxyvinyltransferase; amino-acid sequence: MEKFIIEGTKPLYGEIEVGGSKNAALPILAATLLGDTPSLLLNVPDLLDVETMTCVLKSLGVQVEKQGSGTFLIDPRTLDKSDAPYELIRKMRASFLVIGPLISRLRKAQVPLPGGCAIGSRPVDLHIKGFGHLGVHVHTHSGYIEAWADRLHGGEVYLDFPSVGATENIMMLASAIEEETTIANAAREPEIIDLARFLQAMGADIQGAGTDTIIVNGTEKLRGCEYRIINDRIEAGTFCIMAAITRGEVVVKGVHPSLILSITTKLEEVGARIERIGDQAVLVAMQGRPWGTDIKTMPYPGFPTDMQAQFMSLLSLADGVSMVTEAVFESRFAHVGELERMGANIKVEGRSAVVLGVEKLTGTQVTATDLRAGAALVIAGLAAEGVTEICGVVHVNRGYESLVSKLQTLGARIERVSE